From Vibrio artabrorum, a single genomic window includes:
- a CDS encoding dipeptide ABC transporter ATP-binding protein, whose product MSLLEVKNLRIEYPSRHGVHAAVKSLSFNIERGEIVGVVGESGAGKSTVGNAVIDLLSPPGRIASGEVFLDGEKVSGLSPEQMRSVRGSKIGFIFQDPMTSLNPLFTVEHQLKETIHANMKVSDQEAYQRSLDLMNQVGIPQPENRLKQYPHQFSGGMRQRVVIAIALAGEPDLIIADEPTTALDVSIQDQILGLIRDLCIQKNVGCMLVTHDMGVVSNVTDRVAVMYRGDLVEFGPTAKVLGTPEHPYTHSLISAVPRSDRKLDRFPLVSYIEEAHEMEPLDVKNHWLGQSQDHRDYTGPLLNVENVHLRFTTKDSFFESRREYVQASNNVSFEVHEGETFGLVGESGSGKSTIARVIAGLYAPNSGKVTFEGIDLTALKSEKERRPMRRQMQMVFQNPYTSMNPRMKIFDIIAEPIRFHKLTRNENETRQIVHDLLEHVGLGKLAGVKYPHEFSGGQRQRISIARALATRPRLLICDEPTSALDVSVQAQILNLLKDLQDELNLTMLFISHDLPVIRQMCDRVGVMQMGQLLEVAPTEQLFQSPQHEYSKHLISLMPEFTGLREEKAVAKAAV is encoded by the coding sequence ATGTCACTTTTAGAAGTAAAAAACCTGCGCATCGAATACCCATCTCGTCATGGTGTACACGCTGCTGTAAAGTCGCTGTCGTTCAACATTGAACGTGGTGAGATTGTTGGTGTCGTCGGCGAGTCTGGTGCCGGAAAATCAACAGTAGGTAATGCTGTGATCGATTTACTGAGCCCTCCTGGCCGCATCGCTAGCGGCGAGGTATTTCTGGACGGCGAAAAAGTCTCCGGTTTATCTCCTGAACAGATGCGTTCTGTTCGCGGCTCAAAGATTGGTTTTATCTTCCAAGATCCAATGACTTCTCTTAACCCTCTATTCACCGTAGAGCATCAGTTAAAAGAGACAATTCATGCCAACATGAAGGTTTCGGATCAAGAAGCCTACCAGCGCTCATTAGACTTGATGAACCAAGTTGGTATCCCGCAACCAGAAAACCGTTTAAAGCAGTACCCACATCAATTCTCTGGCGGTATGCGTCAGCGTGTGGTTATCGCGATCGCATTGGCGGGTGAACCTGACTTAATCATCGCAGATGAACCAACAACCGCCTTGGATGTGTCTATCCAAGACCAAATTTTGGGGTTAATTCGCGACCTCTGTATCCAGAAAAACGTCGGCTGTATGTTGGTCACGCACGATATGGGTGTGGTCTCTAATGTGACTGATCGCGTTGCGGTGATGTATCGTGGTGATTTGGTTGAGTTTGGTCCGACGGCGAAAGTTCTTGGTACCCCAGAACACCCCTATACGCACAGTCTTATCTCCGCAGTTCCGCGTTCAGATCGTAAGCTCGATCGTTTCCCTTTGGTGAGTTACATCGAAGAAGCGCACGAGATGGAACCTCTGGATGTGAAAAATCACTGGTTAGGTCAAAGCCAAGATCACCGCGATTACACTGGCCCATTATTGAATGTTGAAAACGTGCACTTACGCTTTACCACCAAGGACTCTTTCTTTGAGAGCCGCCGTGAATACGTTCAGGCGTCAAACAACGTGAGCTTTGAGGTACATGAAGGTGAAACTTTTGGGCTGGTTGGTGAATCGGGTTCGGGCAAGTCAACGATTGCTCGTGTGATTGCAGGCTTGTACGCCCCCAACTCAGGCAAGGTAACGTTTGAAGGTATTGACCTTACTGCACTTAAGTCAGAGAAAGAGCGTCGCCCTATGCGTCGCCAAATGCAGATGGTGTTCCAAAATCCATACACATCAATGAACCCTCGAATGAAGATCTTTGACATCATTGCTGAACCGATTCGATTCCATAAGCTTACGCGCAACGAGAATGAAACTCGGCAGATCGTTCACGATCTGCTTGAGCATGTTGGTTTAGGCAAGCTGGCTGGAGTTAAATACCCACACGAATTCTCAGGTGGTCAACGTCAGCGTATTTCTATCGCTCGCGCCTTGGCAACTCGTCCACGTCTTCTGATTTGTGATGAACCTACCTCGGCGCTGGATGTGTCGGTACAGGCTCAGATCCTTAACCTATTAAAAGACCTACAAGACGAACTCAACCTGACCATGCTGTTCATCAGTCACGATTTACCGGTTATTCGCCAAATGTGTGATCGTGTCGGCGTGATGCAAATGGGTCAACTATTGGAAGTGGCGCCAACTGAGCAGCTATTCCAATCGCCTCAGCACGAATACAGCAAACATCTCATTTCTTTAATGCCTGAATTTACGGGTTTAAGAGAAGAAAAAGCAGTGGCAAAAGCCGCGGTATAA
- a CDS encoding ABC transporter substrate-binding protein, with the protein MKTMKSKLVVALMAAGLSFSAAAADITVGYAADPVSLDPHEQLSGGTLQMSHMVFDPLVRFTQEMDFEGRLATSWERVDETTFRFNLRKGVKFHSGNEFTADDVVWTFERLQASPDFKSIFTPYEKMVKVDDYTVELISKAAYPLVLQTATYIFPMDSKFYSGKTAEGKDKSELVKHGNSFASTHVSGTGPFIVTQREQGVKVTFERFNDYWDKESKGNVDKLTLVPIKEDATRVAALLSGDVDMIHPVAPNDHKRVKNAKNIDLVTLPGTRIITFQMNQNSNEALKDVRVRQAIVHAINNEGIVKKIMKGFATAAGQLSPTGYAGHDDALVPRYDLKKAKMLMKEAGYEDGFTLTMMAPNNRYVNDAKVAQASAAMLSKIGIKVDLKTMPKAQYWPEFDRCSADMMMIGWHSDTEDSANFNEFLTMTRNEETGRGQYNCSGYSNPEMDAIVEASNTETDPVKRSKMLKGVEATLYNDAVFVPLHWQSEAWGAKSNVGAADIVNPMVMPYFGDLVVK; encoded by the coding sequence ATGAAAACCATGAAAAGCAAATTAGTAGTCGCTTTGATGGCAGCTGGCCTAAGCTTTAGTGCAGCAGCAGCAGATATTACCGTTGGCTACGCCGCTGACCCTGTATCACTTGACCCGCATGAGCAACTGTCTGGTGGCACATTGCAAATGTCTCACATGGTGTTTGACCCTCTAGTACGTTTCACTCAAGAGATGGATTTTGAAGGTCGCCTAGCAACTAGCTGGGAGCGTGTTGATGAAACGACTTTCCGCTTTAACTTACGTAAAGGTGTGAAATTCCACTCTGGGAATGAGTTCACCGCTGATGATGTTGTGTGGACTTTTGAGCGTCTACAAGCTTCTCCAGACTTTAAGTCTATCTTCACGCCATACGAAAAAATGGTAAAAGTGGATGACTACACCGTTGAGCTTATTTCAAAAGCGGCTTACCCACTTGTGCTGCAAACTGCAACTTATATCTTCCCGATGGACAGTAAATTCTATTCTGGCAAAACCGCGGAAGGCAAAGATAAATCTGAGCTAGTTAAGCACGGAAACTCGTTTGCTTCGACTCACGTTTCAGGTACTGGGCCATTCATCGTAACGCAGCGTGAGCAAGGCGTTAAAGTGACGTTTGAGCGGTTCAACGATTACTGGGACAAAGAATCGAAAGGTAACGTAGACAAGCTAACATTGGTTCCAATCAAAGAAGACGCAACACGTGTCGCGGCACTTCTTTCTGGTGATGTAGACATGATTCACCCCGTCGCACCTAACGATCACAAGCGTGTTAAAAACGCGAAGAACATTGATTTAGTGACGCTGCCGGGTACTCGTATCATTACGTTCCAAATGAATCAAAACAGCAACGAAGCACTGAAAGACGTACGTGTTCGTCAAGCCATCGTTCATGCGATTAACAATGAAGGTATTGTTAAGAAAATCATGAAAGGTTTTGCTACGGCTGCTGGTCAGCTAAGCCCAACAGGCTACGCGGGTCACGATGATGCACTTGTGCCTCGTTACGACCTGAAAAAAGCCAAAATGCTCATGAAAGAAGCGGGTTACGAAGATGGCTTTACACTCACGATGATGGCACCAAACAACCGTTATGTGAACGATGCAAAAGTGGCTCAAGCATCGGCGGCAATGCTGTCTAAGATTGGTATCAAAGTTGATCTTAAAACCATGCCTAAAGCGCAGTATTGGCCTGAGTTTGACCGATGTTCAGCAGACATGATGATGATCGGTTGGCACTCAGACACCGAAGATTCAGCGAACTTCAACGAGTTCCTAACCATGACTCGTAACGAAGAGACCGGTCGTGGTCAATACAACTGTTCTGGCTACTCAAACCCAGAAATGGATGCGATTGTAGAAGCTTCTAACACAGAAACGGACCCAGTTAAGCGCTCTAAAATGCTGAAAGGCGTTGAAGCGACACTGTACAACGATGCGGTATTTGTTCCGCTACATTGGCAGAGTGAAGCGTGGGGCGCGAAATCGAATGTCGGTGCCGCCGATATCGTTAACCCAATGGTGATGCCTTACTTCGGCGACCTCGTTGTAAAATAA
- a CDS encoding ABC transporter permease: MVTFLVKRLFQALIVMFVISLVAFAIQDNLGDPLRELVGQSVSESERQALRDELGLNDPFVTKYTRFIGAALQGDLGTSYFFKRPAVDVILDKLVATLELVFGASLIIVCLSIPLGVYSAIHPKSFFTKLVMAGSSIGISVPVFLTAIMLMYVFSIELGWLPSFGRGDTANWFGWESGFLTLDGLAHLVLPSIALASIMLPLFIRLVRSEMLEVLSSEYIKFGKAKGLALNKIYYQHALKNTMLPVLTVGGVQIGTMVAYTILTETVFQWPGTGFLFLEAINRVDTPLITAYVIFVGLIFVVTNTIVDLLYGIINPTVNITGKGA, translated from the coding sequence ATGGTTACGTTTCTGGTCAAGCGCCTGTTTCAGGCACTGATAGTGATGTTTGTGATCAGTTTGGTGGCGTTTGCCATTCAGGATAACCTGGGCGACCCGTTGCGTGAGTTAGTTGGTCAATCTGTTTCAGAGTCGGAGCGTCAAGCGCTGCGTGATGAGCTCGGATTAAATGATCCCTTCGTTACAAAATACACTCGTTTTATAGGCGCAGCTCTACAAGGCGATCTTGGTACTTCATATTTCTTTAAACGTCCAGCGGTGGATGTAATTTTAGATAAGCTGGTCGCGACGCTAGAACTGGTGTTTGGCGCGTCTCTGATCATCGTTTGTCTGTCGATCCCACTTGGCGTTTATTCTGCAATACACCCCAAAAGCTTCTTCACTAAACTGGTGATGGCGGGCAGTAGTATCGGTATCTCTGTGCCTGTTTTCTTAACCGCAATCATGCTGATGTATGTGTTCTCTATTGAGCTTGGTTGGTTGCCGTCGTTTGGACGTGGTGATACGGCGAACTGGTTTGGCTGGGAGTCTGGCTTTTTAACGCTCGACGGTCTTGCACACTTAGTACTGCCGAGCATCGCTTTGGCATCTATCATGCTGCCTCTGTTTATTCGTCTAGTACGCTCTGAAATGCTGGAGGTTTTAAGTTCTGAATACATTAAGTTTGGTAAAGCGAAAGGCTTAGCGCTGAACAAGATTTACTACCAACACGCTTTGAAAAACACCATGCTCCCAGTACTCACGGTAGGGGGGGTTCAAATTGGTACTATGGTGGCTTACACCATTCTTACTGAAACGGTATTCCAGTGGCCGGGTACCGGTTTCCTATTCCTTGAAGCGATTAACCGAGTGGATACACCACTGATTACCGCATACGTTATCTTTGTTGGCCTGATTTTCGTGGTCACCAACACGATTGTTGATCTGCTGTACGGCATCATCAACCCAACAGTGAATATTACAGGGAAAGGAGCATAA
- a CDS encoding ABC transporter permease: protein MEQTITAPSRWERFKQSDILYYFLRDKVAMVSFAIFAAFLVMALAAPILAPTDPYDVTSIDIMDSELPPSWMEDGEERFLLGTDEQGRDILSTMLYGSRLSLTIGFLAVGLQLTLGIIIGLSAGYFGGRIDNFLMRFADVQLSFSTMMVAIIVSAIFKASFGSDFYAQYAVVMLVVIIGVAEWPQYARTIRASVLAEKKKEYVEAARVMGFRAPRIMFRHILPNCLSPILVISTVQVANAIMSEAALSFLGLGLPVDQPSLGALISTGFNYIFSGAWWITAFPGVLLVTLVLVINLLGDWLRDVFNPKIYKG from the coding sequence ATGGAACAAACAATAACCGCGCCATCCCGTTGGGAGCGATTCAAGCAGTCAGACATTCTGTACTATTTTTTACGCGATAAAGTGGCAATGGTCAGCTTTGCTATTTTTGCTGCCTTTTTAGTGATGGCACTGGCGGCGCCGATTTTAGCGCCAACAGACCCGTACGACGTGACGTCTATCGATATCATGGACTCAGAGTTGCCACCATCTTGGATGGAAGACGGCGAAGAGCGCTTCTTACTGGGCACTGATGAGCAAGGTCGTGACATTCTATCTACGATGCTTTACGGCTCTCGCCTTTCTTTGACGATTGGTTTCTTAGCCGTGGGTCTTCAGCTAACTTTAGGTATTATTATTGGTCTGTCTGCGGGTTATTTTGGTGGTCGTATTGATAACTTTCTGATGCGTTTTGCCGATGTCCAGCTTTCATTTTCAACCATGATGGTTGCGATCATTGTCTCTGCTATATTTAAGGCAAGTTTCGGCAGTGACTTCTATGCGCAATATGCCGTTGTGATGTTGGTCGTGATCATCGGGGTGGCAGAATGGCCGCAGTATGCGCGAACTATCCGCGCATCCGTCTTGGCAGAAAAAAAGAAAGAATACGTCGAAGCGGCGCGTGTAATGGGCTTTAGAGCTCCTCGTATTATGTTCCGTCACATTTTACCGAACTGTCTATCGCCAATATTGGTTATCTCTACGGTACAGGTGGCTAACGCAATCATGTCAGAAGCGGCCCTTTCTTTCCTCGGCTTAGGTCTTCCGGTCGATCAGCCGTCATTGGGAGCGCTAATTAGCACGGGCTTTAACTATATTTTCTCTGGTGCATGGTGGATCACAGCGTTCCCTGGTGTGCTTTTAGTAACATTGGTTTTGGTGATTAACTTATTAGGCGACTGGTTACGTGACGTATTCAATCCTAAAATTTATAAAGGATGA
- a CDS encoding SPOR domain-containing protein, giving the protein MKLIMNVIGGAVISNYRMGLIAVSLLVSSQVHAESFLCDATQASTNQLPQLEQSCPIGKGVWGSKAPKRHSDNDLFWVQCGLLNKPLSLNRAKPLYEKISTNVWMKPEGGSYRCLIGPYSTFSEARKDLAQVRKVSGYAESFIRVADKSQASSPSTVTKPAEPKAPKTAKVPTQPISKVSVASAGVQALPVDVASSDNELDIEIRVTANVAGSQYAIPYLLDHQQPFYMEQGKPWNRLDYGSAELVCNQVNMKLMTEKQWQNILSSKIMEKQNWPMHLPYWGADKKGLFTNGNVNQLKGSSLLNVMCVK; this is encoded by the coding sequence ATGAAATTGATAATGAATGTTATAGGTGGTGCTGTGATTAGCAATTATCGTATGGGGTTGATTGCGGTGTCTCTTTTGGTTTCTAGCCAAGTACATGCGGAATCATTTTTATGTGATGCCACTCAGGCAAGTACCAATCAATTACCACAGCTAGAACAGTCATGTCCTATCGGTAAGGGTGTGTGGGGCAGTAAAGCGCCGAAACGTCATTCAGACAACGACCTGTTTTGGGTCCAATGTGGTCTGCTGAATAAGCCTCTGTCATTGAACCGAGCAAAGCCTCTGTATGAGAAGATATCGACCAATGTATGGATGAAGCCGGAAGGCGGAAGTTATCGCTGCTTAATCGGTCCTTACTCGACATTCTCTGAAGCGAGAAAAGATCTTGCTCAAGTGCGTAAGGTTTCAGGTTACGCTGAGTCTTTTATTCGTGTAGCTGATAAATCCCAGGCTTCGTCACCGTCGACCGTGACGAAACCTGCTGAACCTAAAGCCCCTAAAACAGCAAAAGTCCCAACTCAGCCAATATCAAAAGTAAGTGTTGCCAGTGCTGGTGTTCAAGCACTTCCCGTCGATGTCGCGAGCTCAGACAATGAGCTTGATATCGAAATTCGTGTGACGGCAAATGTTGCGGGCAGTCAATATGCCATCCCTTATCTTCTGGATCATCAACAGCCGTTTTACATGGAGCAAGGGAAACCTTGGAACCGTCTCGATTACGGCAGTGCTGAGTTAGTGTGTAACCAGGTTAACATGAAACTGATGACCGAAAAGCAGTGGCAGAACATCCTGAGCTCAAAGATCATGGAAAAGCAGAACTGGCCAATGCATCTACCGTATTGGGGAGCCGACAAAAAAGGTCTGTTTACTAACGGTAACGTAAACCAACTCAAAGGTTCTTCACTACTAAACGTAATGTGCGTTAAGTAA
- a CDS encoding DUF6482 family protein, giving the protein MNLLIESFEGGIYLAYQIVGEQKQLIKDNHQHPMKFLSVNQAHDHFSNQGVASAILIHNSAYDEMCGEHCGHTQPLEIDLKWC; this is encoded by the coding sequence ATGAATCTACTCATTGAATCATTTGAAGGCGGGATTTACTTGGCTTACCAAATCGTTGGCGAGCAGAAGCAATTGATTAAAGACAACCACCAGCACCCAATGAAGTTTCTGAGTGTCAACCAAGCACATGACCACTTTAGTAATCAAGGTGTGGCATCAGCAATCCTCATTCATAACAGTGCTTATGATGAAATGTGTGGGGAACACTGTGGTCACACTCAACCGTTGGAGATTGATTTGAAGTGGTGTTAA
- a CDS encoding MFS transporter — MKKESMPFQVWILTLAAFAIGTAEFVIAGILPQVATSLSITEGQAGYLISAYALAIVIGGPILTIYLSRFNKKNVLSGLMLLFIIGNVLSAYAPDYNILFVSRIISGLVQGPFYGIGAVVATNLVSEKMAGRAVGQMFAGLTLANVLGVPAGTWIGLNYSWHATFIVVAVLGAVAMLSIGAFIKSVGHSEAKDVKSQLRAFKNPALLISLAITVFAWSGFMTLYGYLAPIAMHITGYGENAVTWILVIVGAGLIIGNTLGGRSSDKDLNKASMFWAIAMIVSLIAVGLVVDNKILFVIAAFIFGIASFANVPSMQLRVMNHGGDGQELAATANISAFNLANAFGGVLGGVVLDSNLGAGMIPYAAIVVPIIGLFFIAKANRNSEAGNEKPATVVN, encoded by the coding sequence ATGAAAAAAGAATCGATGCCATTTCAGGTTTGGATATTAACTCTCGCAGCGTTTGCTATTGGTACCGCTGAATTTGTTATCGCAGGTATTTTGCCTCAAGTCGCAACATCCCTATCAATTACAGAAGGCCAAGCTGGTTACTTAATCAGTGCTTATGCATTAGCTATTGTAATTGGCGGTCCTATTCTTACTATTTATTTATCACGTTTTAACAAGAAAAACGTTTTATCTGGTTTGATGTTGCTATTTATCATCGGTAATGTGCTTTCTGCTTATGCGCCGGATTATAATATTCTATTTGTGAGCCGCATTATCAGCGGTCTTGTTCAAGGCCCGTTCTATGGAATCGGTGCTGTTGTAGCAACTAACCTTGTATCTGAAAAAATGGCAGGTCGTGCTGTTGGTCAGATGTTCGCCGGCTTAACCTTAGCGAACGTACTTGGTGTGCCTGCAGGTACTTGGATTGGGCTGAATTACAGCTGGCACGCAACGTTCATTGTTGTTGCTGTGCTAGGTGCTGTAGCGATGCTATCTATCGGGGCATTTATCAAATCAGTGGGTCATAGTGAAGCTAAAGATGTTAAATCTCAACTACGCGCATTTAAAAACCCAGCTCTACTGATTAGTTTAGCTATCACAGTTTTTGCTTGGTCTGGATTCATGACGCTTTACGGTTACTTAGCGCCTATCGCGATGCATATAACCGGTTATGGTGAAAATGCTGTTACTTGGATCCTTGTTATCGTTGGTGCAGGTCTCATTATTGGTAACACGCTTGGTGGACGTTCTTCAGATAAAGATCTAAATAAAGCGTCTATGTTCTGGGCTATTGCGATGATCGTATCACTTATCGCTGTTGGTCTGGTTGTTGATAATAAGATCTTATTTGTAATCGCTGCATTCATCTTTGGTATTGCATCATTTGCTAATGTGCCTTCAATGCAACTTCGTGTTATGAATCATGGTGGTGATGGTCAAGAACTTGCTGCTACCGCTAACATTTCAGCGTTTAACTTGGCAAACGCGTTTGGTGGGGTTCTTGGTGGGGTTGTACTTGATAGTAACCTTGGTGCTGGAATGATTCCATACGCAGCAATTGTAGTGCCTATTATCGGTCTATTCTTCATCGCTAAAGCAAACCGCAATAGCGAAGCAGGAAATGAAAAACCTGCGACAGTCGTCAACTAA
- a CDS encoding DoxX family protein: MNTFDKLLRLLTIITAVVTVFLSVQALLDNGLSAWVFISTAVFIAVLIISLVATYKKGNVEFFGLIGSMLGGLTIGRLFSTMHLEKIDLSTLSSLDPLMVAETGPGIQSIEIASTLLFVLLAIQIVKQPWLKRTSEQSRVVGSTNSYEWGMTLIRIYVGMMFIAHFTGHLLAGGAPFAVFSDYFGSIGLPFPQAFVVLAGVIEVALAVMLSFGFMTRLAGFGSAAYLFVSVGLGGHYAVGYVWVLPTGGWEFPAMWIFVSGIFMLAGGGKSSVDSWLKDKYRYNPSKLKALIY, from the coding sequence ATGAATACTTTTGATAAGTTATTACGGCTGCTAACGATTATTACAGCTGTTGTTACTGTCTTCTTGTCAGTCCAAGCGCTACTCGATAACGGGCTAAGTGCCTGGGTGTTTATCTCTACAGCGGTATTTATCGCTGTTCTGATTATTTCACTTGTTGCTACGTACAAAAAAGGTAATGTTGAATTTTTTGGTCTAATTGGTTCAATGCTTGGTGGGTTGACGATTGGAAGATTGTTCTCAACCATGCACCTTGAAAAAATAGACCTTTCAACGTTGTCATCACTTGACCCACTTATGGTCGCGGAAACTGGGCCTGGCATACAAAGTATCGAGATTGCTAGCACATTACTTTTCGTTTTATTGGCTATTCAGATTGTAAAACAACCTTGGCTAAAAAGAACGTCAGAGCAAAGTCGAGTTGTCGGAAGTACGAATAGTTACGAATGGGGAATGACGCTAATAAGAATTTATGTTGGCATGATGTTCATTGCTCACTTCACTGGACACCTATTAGCGGGTGGAGCTCCATTCGCAGTCTTCAGCGATTACTTCGGGAGTATTGGTCTTCCATTCCCTCAAGCTTTCGTTGTGTTAGCTGGAGTTATCGAGGTAGCTCTTGCTGTTATGCTTTCATTTGGATTTATGACTCGATTAGCTGGTTTTGGATCGGCAGCCTATCTTTTCGTGTCGGTCGGTCTTGGTGGTCACTATGCTGTTGGGTATGTATGGGTACTCCCTACTGGCGGTTGGGAATTCCCAGCAATGTGGATATTTGTCTCTGGCATCTTTATGCTAGCGGGAGGCGGAAAATCATCCGTCGATAGTTGGTTAAAAGATAAATATAGATACAACCCAAGTAAGCTCAAAGCATTAATCTATTAA
- the gorA gene encoding glutathione-disulfide reductase yields the protein MATHFDYICIGGGSGGIASANRAAMHGAKVALIEAQDLGGTCVNVGCVPKKVMWHGAQVAEAINLYSEDYGFDVDVKGFNWSKLVENRQAYIGRIHQSYDRVLGNNKVNVIKGFAKFVDEKTVEVNGEHYTADHILIAVGGRPTIPNIPGAEHGIDSNGFFDLMEQPKRVAVIGAGYIAVEIAGVLSALGTETHLFCRKESPLRSFDPMIIETLVEVMEAEGPTLHTHSVPKEVVKEADGTLTLHLENGNTQNVDHLIWAIGRHPATDAINLASTGVATNDRGYIKVDEFQATNVPGIYCVGDIMEGGIELTPVAVKAGRQLSERLFNGKTNAKMDYKLVPTVVFSHPPIGTIGLTTQEAEERYGKDNIKVYTSSFTAMYTAVTQHRQPCKMKLVCAGDEETVVGLHGIGFTVDEMIQGFGVAMKMGATKADFDSIVAIHPTGSEEFVTM from the coding sequence ATGGCGACTCATTTTGATTACATCTGTATCGGCGGCGGCAGCGGCGGCATCGCATCAGCAAACCGCGCAGCAATGCACGGTGCAAAGGTTGCACTTATCGAAGCTCAAGACCTTGGTGGTACTTGTGTAAACGTTGGTTGTGTTCCTAAAAAGGTAATGTGGCACGGCGCTCAAGTTGCTGAAGCGATCAACCTATACTCTGAGGATTACGGCTTCGACGTTGACGTAAAAGGCTTCAACTGGAGCAAACTGGTAGAAAACCGCCAAGCGTACATTGGCCGTATCCACCAATCTTACGATCGCGTTTTGGGTAACAACAAAGTAAACGTAATCAAAGGCTTTGCTAAGTTTGTCGATGAGAAGACTGTTGAAGTTAACGGTGAGCACTACACTGCGGATCACATCCTGATCGCTGTGGGTGGTCGTCCAACCATTCCAAACATCCCAGGCGCAGAGCACGGTATCGACTCAAACGGTTTCTTCGACCTGATGGAACAACCTAAACGTGTTGCTGTTATCGGCGCAGGCTACATCGCAGTAGAAATCGCAGGCGTACTAAGCGCACTTGGCACAGAAACGCACCTGTTCTGTCGTAAAGAGTCTCCACTACGTAGCTTCGACCCAATGATCATCGAGACATTGGTTGAAGTAATGGAAGCAGAAGGTCCAACACTGCACACGCACTCTGTTCCGAAAGAAGTAGTGAAAGAAGCAGACGGCACACTGACTCTACACCTAGAGAACGGCAACACTCAAAACGTTGACCACCTAATCTGGGCTATCGGTCGCCACCCAGCAACGGACGCGATTAACCTAGCATCAACTGGCGTTGCAACGAATGACCGTGGCTACATCAAAGTAGACGAATTCCAAGCAACCAACGTTCCTGGCATCTACTGTGTTGGCGACATCATGGAAGGCGGTATCGAGCTAACGCCTGTTGCCGTTAAAGCTGGTCGTCAACTTTCTGAGCGCCTATTCAATGGTAAAACCAACGCGAAAATGGACTACAAGCTAGTGCCTACTGTTGTATTCAGCCACCCACCTATCGGCACAATTGGTCTAACGACTCAAGAAGCTGAAGAGCGATACGGCAAAGACAACATTAAAGTTTACACATCTAGTTTTACTGCAATGTACACCGCCGTCACTCAGCATCGTCAACCTTGTAAGATGAAGCTAGTCTGTGCGGGAGATGAAGAGACCGTTGTTGGCCTACACGGTATTGGTTTCACGGTTGATGAGATGATTCAAGGCTTCGGCGTTGCGATGAAAATGGGCGCAACCAAAGCAGACTTCGACTCTATTGTGGCGATCCACCCAACAGGCTCAGAAGAGTTTGTTACTATGTAG
- a CDS encoding 23S rRNA (adenine(2030)-N(6))-methyltransferase RlmJ, translating into MLSYRHSFHAGNHADVVKHIVQSLILNSLKQKDKPFVYHDTHSGVGRYDLTHEWSEKTGEYKQGIARVWAQTELPEDIQSYLESISILNNGEKLRYYPGSPRVARAHLRDQDRMVLTELHPADHPLLEQEFHRDRQVSIYKEDGFKRLKGSLPPKERRGLVLIDPPYELAKEYRDVVTAIAQSHKRWATGIYAIWYPVVNRCDIEDMIEGLEGLGINKILQIELGVSPDTNERGMTASGMIVINPPWKLESQMKEILPFLKEAIAPATGHFKVEWIVPE; encoded by the coding sequence TTGTTAAGTTATCGCCACAGCTTCCACGCAGGTAACCATGCCGACGTAGTAAAGCATATCGTACAGAGCCTTATTCTTAATTCTTTGAAACAGAAAGATAAGCCTTTTGTTTATCATGACACTCACTCTGGTGTAGGTCGTTACGACTTAACGCATGAATGGTCTGAAAAAACTGGCGAATACAAACAAGGTATTGCACGCGTCTGGGCACAAACAGAACTTCCTGAAGACATTCAAAGCTACCTTGAGTCTATTTCCATTCTAAATAATGGCGAGAAACTGCGTTACTACCCGGGTTCTCCACGTGTTGCACGTGCACACCTACGTGACCAAGACCGCATGGTACTGACTGAGCTTCACCCAGCCGATCACCCGCTGCTTGAACAAGAGTTCCACCGTGATCGTCAGGTATCTATCTACAAAGAAGATGGTTTTAAGCGCTTAAAGGGCAGCCTGCCACCAAAAGAACGCCGTGGTTTAGTACTGATCGACCCACCTTACGAGTTGGCAAAAGAGTATCGTGATGTGGTGACTGCAATCGCTCAAAGCCACAAGCGCTGGGCAACCGGTATCTACGCAATTTGGTACCCGGTAGTCAATCGCTGTGATATCGAAGATATGATCGAAGGTCTCGAAGGCTTAGGCATCAACAAGATTCTACAAATCGAACTTGGCGTATCACCAGACACCAACGAGCGTGGTATGACAGCATCAGGCATGATCGTGATTAACCCGCCCTGGAAGCTAGAAAGCCAAATGAAAGAGATTCTTCCATTCTTGAAGGAAGCAATTGCGCCGGCGACCGGTCACTTCAAAGTAGAGTGGATCGTACCCGAGTAA